A genomic region of Desulfobulbaceae bacterium contains the following coding sequences:
- a CDS encoding N-acetylmuramoyl-L-alanine amidase, giving the protein MKKNRTNLFLSTLLLLSLLLLIPAVEGQALTKGKITEKRYSLARALQNKLLFSPQHAADRKNWLITAKTFSQAYKTDPYDSLAPSSLLTLGDLYFQMYKRFNKQDDLHEALAYYDDIVTLFPQHRFADDALYKTAKIYAVELKDLKNASLVFARLIAIYPKGDMISKAASDLKALKRPPVSDTKQPEPLIKRASSPPEQNTEPATIVGTKKKSLLSEVVTLRHWSTKSYTRVVIETSEPIIYTGHLLKQEGDKPRRLYVNLSDSKISKKLQQPIPIKDGLLQRIRSAQFSPDTVRVVLDTQSLSDYKIFHLEDPYRIVIDVKGAELPPQAPPTQFVSIPNNTPSLAQQLGLGIKRVVLDPGHGGKDPGAVGIGGLLEKDVVLKVAKKVARKITKELGIEVVLTRKHDVFLRLEERTAIANTEHGDLFISIHANSAKSPEAKGIETYYLDLATNEDEMKIAAKENATAAQKISDLQNILSSLMNNSKKNESAQLAKMIQSNLYKGLNDKFKDIRNHGVKKAPFIVLIGAQMPSILTEIAFISNPQEAERMVTDHYLEAIADSITRGIVEYAVTLKVAGL; this is encoded by the coding sequence ATGAAAAAAAACCGTACCAATCTTTTTCTTTCAACACTTTTACTGCTGAGCCTCTTACTGCTTATTCCAGCCGTTGAGGGGCAAGCCTTAACGAAAGGTAAAATCACCGAAAAACGATACTCTCTCGCCAGAGCACTGCAAAACAAACTACTCTTTAGCCCCCAACATGCTGCTGATCGAAAAAACTGGCTGATCACAGCCAAAACCTTTAGCCAGGCCTACAAGACTGACCCGTATGATTCTCTGGCGCCCAGCAGCCTTTTAACTCTGGGTGATCTCTACTTTCAGATGTACAAGCGGTTCAACAAACAAGATGATCTGCATGAGGCTTTGGCCTATTACGACGATATTGTAACATTATTCCCTCAACACCGCTTTGCAGACGATGCTCTCTACAAAACTGCGAAAATATACGCCGTCGAACTTAAGGATCTTAAAAATGCCAGCCTGGTCTTTGCCCGATTAATTGCCATTTACCCAAAAGGAGACATGATCTCTAAGGCCGCCTCTGACTTAAAGGCCTTGAAACGACCACCAGTTTCAGACACAAAACAGCCCGAGCCCCTAATAAAACGGGCATCTTCACCACCTGAACAAAATACAGAACCCGCTACTATAGTAGGTACAAAGAAGAAATCTCTCTTATCAGAGGTGGTAACACTGCGCCATTGGTCAACTAAAAGCTACACTCGAGTTGTCATCGAAACCTCTGAGCCCATCATCTATACCGGTCATCTTCTCAAGCAGGAAGGTGACAAACCTCGCCGGCTTTACGTTAACCTCTCCGACAGCAAAATATCTAAAAAACTGCAGCAGCCCATTCCGATAAAAGACGGCCTTTTACAGCGCATTCGCAGTGCGCAGTTTTCACCGGATACTGTTCGTGTAGTTCTTGATACCCAAAGCCTCTCTGATTACAAAATTTTCCATCTGGAAGATCCGTATCGCATTGTTATTGACGTCAAAGGTGCGGAGCTCCCACCGCAGGCGCCACCTACCCAATTTGTATCCATTCCGAATAACACCCCCAGCCTCGCCCAGCAGCTTGGGCTTGGCATTAAGCGCGTTGTACTTGATCCAGGGCATGGCGGCAAAGACCCTGGAGCCGTCGGCATTGGGGGGTTACTTGAAAAAGATGTTGTTCTGAAGGTCGCAAAAAAAGTGGCGCGAAAAATTACCAAAGAACTTGGCATAGAGGTTGTGTTGACCAGAAAGCATGATGTGTTCCTGCGCTTAGAGGAAAGAACCGCTATTGCCAACACCGAACATGGCGATCTCTTTATCTCGATTCACGCTAACTCCGCCAAATCTCCTGAGGCCAAGGGCATTGAGACGTACTATCTTGATTTGGCAACCAATGAAGATGAGATGAAAATCGCAGCAAAAGAAAATGCTACCGCTGCACAAAAAATCAGTGACCTACAAAATATCCTCAGCAGTCTCATGAATAACAGCAAGAAAAACGAATCCGCCCAGCTTGCCAAAATGATCCAGTCAAACCTCTACAAGGGCTTAAACGACAAATTTAAGGACATCCGCAACCACGGCGTGAAAAAGGCCCCTTTCATTGTACTAATTGGCGCACAAATGCCATCAATACTTACCGAAATTGCCTTCATCAGTAATCCGCAAGAGGCAGAGCGCATGGTAACGGACCACTACCTCGAGGCAATTGCCGACAGTATCACCAGAGGCATTGTTGAGTATGCCGTAACCCTGAAAGTTGCCGGTCTTTGA
- a CDS encoding F0F1 ATP synthase subunit epsilon: MAEKIQLEVVTPTGPVVSEQVDIVTAPGIDGDFGVLANHAPLLSTIKIGAMSYKTDSSTVYLMVSGGFCEVSNNKITFLVESAERGRDIDVDRAMRAKERAEKRLAEASRQQESLNSARAEASLQRALARLKVSKESN; this comes from the coding sequence ATGGCCGAGAAAATTCAGCTCGAAGTCGTAACACCTACCGGACCGGTAGTAAGCGAGCAAGTTGATATTGTTACAGCTCCTGGTATTGATGGTGATTTTGGAGTCCTCGCTAATCACGCACCACTACTGAGTACCATTAAGATTGGTGCTATGTCCTATAAAACCGATTCAAGCACTGTATACTTGATGGTTAGTGGTGGTTTTTGTGAGGTTTCAAACAACAAAATCACTTTTTTGGTAGAATCCGCAGAGCGTGGCCGAGACATTGATGTTGATAGGGCTATGCGAGCTAAGGAACGTGCCGAAAAACGTCTTGCCGAGGCTAGCAGGCAACAGGAATCCCTCAACAGTGCGAGGGCCGAAGCCTCGTTGCAGAGAGCACTTGCTCGTCTAAAGGTGAGTAAGGAGTCGAATTAA
- a CDS encoding chemotaxis protein CheX gives MKAEYINPFLSATKNVLETMCQTPVTANKPYLKESTYSFGDVSGIVGMASDTVTGCMVLSFTESCILQIVAKMLYEDPKDTIDEDIIDAVGELTNMICGGARAQLAKLNSKFDLATPTMIRGKGVEISYFSEAPTIVIPFSTQDGDFVVEANLAVK, from the coding sequence ATGAAAGCTGAATATATAAATCCTTTTTTAAGCGCTACAAAAAACGTCTTGGAAACAATGTGCCAAACGCCGGTTACGGCCAACAAACCATATCTCAAAGAAAGTACATACTCTTTTGGCGATGTAAGCGGTATTGTCGGTATGGCATCTGATACAGTAACTGGCTGCATGGTTCTTAGTTTTACCGAGTCATGCATTCTGCAAATTGTCGCAAAAATGCTGTATGAAGATCCCAAGGACACAATTGACGAAGATATCATTGATGCAGTTGGCGAATTAACAAACATGATCTGCGGAGGCGCCAGAGCTCAACTCGCAAAGCTTAATTCAAAATTTGATTTAGCCACACCAACCATGATACGCGGAAAAGGTGTCGAGATTTCGTATTTTTCGGAAGCGCCAACCATTGTAATTCCATTTAGCACTCAAGATGGCGACTTTGTTGTTGAAGCCAATTTGGCGGTAAAATAA
- a CDS encoding NAD(P)-dependent oxidoreductase, with protein sequence MKPQERLAIPRQHPKELDPALRIKNFDEVVFNFDEKTAYKEADRCLQCKKPKCQEGCPIHNNIPKFIGLLREGKLEEAYWVIRETSSMPAVCSRVCPHEFQCEGACIRGKKGDPVAIGMLERYIVDWMVMNTRNMMRACALPNGKKVAIVGSGPAGMTTAFYLAHHGYDCSIFESLPVLGGMLAVGIPAYRLPRHIIKAEFDALKNCGVEIITDVCIGKDKSLQELKDNGFSAVFLSPGAHASRKLGVEGEDLEGVRHGVDYLREVNLGNEVNLGSDVVVVGGGNVAIDVARTALRTGSNRVFILYRRTKQEMPASKAEIDHLEEEGVKIEFLAAPVKIHGQNGKIKEVECIRMRLGECDASGRCRPVVIEDSNFMIKADAIIPAISQDVDLTAAEGAKLDLSRWNTFEVDEDTMQTNVPWIFAGGDAVLGPQTAAKAVFQGKVAAESIHRFIQGKDLKEGRVEVTK encoded by the coding sequence ATGAAACCACAAGAACGTTTAGCGATACCGCGCCAGCATCCTAAGGAACTTGACCCTGCCCTGCGTATCAAAAATTTTGATGAGGTTGTCTTTAATTTTGATGAAAAGACGGCCTATAAAGAAGCTGACAGATGTCTGCAATGTAAAAAGCCAAAATGTCAGGAAGGTTGTCCCATTCACAATAATATTCCCAAGTTTATTGGCCTTCTTCGAGAGGGTAAGTTGGAAGAAGCGTATTGGGTCATTCGCGAAACCAGTTCTATGCCTGCCGTCTGTTCAAGGGTTTGTCCGCATGAGTTTCAATGCGAAGGGGCATGTATTCGCGGCAAGAAAGGTGATCCTGTCGCCATTGGCATGCTTGAGCGTTACATAGTTGATTGGATGGTCATGAACACGAGGAATATGATGCGTGCCTGTGCCTTACCCAACGGCAAAAAAGTCGCTATAGTCGGCTCAGGCCCAGCTGGCATGACAACCGCTTTTTATCTTGCTCATCATGGTTACGATTGCTCTATATTTGAATCTCTTCCTGTGTTAGGCGGTATGCTTGCGGTAGGAATACCCGCCTACAGGCTGCCACGACATATTATCAAAGCTGAGTTTGATGCCTTAAAAAACTGTGGTGTTGAGATTATTACAGATGTTTGTATTGGCAAGGATAAGTCTTTACAGGAGCTCAAAGACAATGGCTTTTCTGCCGTATTTTTAAGCCCCGGAGCACACGCCAGTCGTAAACTTGGAGTTGAAGGGGAAGACCTTGAAGGCGTTCGCCATGGTGTTGACTATCTTCGTGAAGTTAATTTGGGCAATGAAGTAAACCTTGGCAGTGATGTTGTCGTGGTGGGCGGAGGAAATGTAGCAATTGATGTGGCACGTACTGCCCTTCGCACAGGTTCAAACCGGGTTTTTATTCTTTACCGCCGTACAAAGCAGGAGATGCCGGCCTCAAAGGCGGAGATTGATCATCTTGAGGAAGAAGGTGTGAAAATCGAGTTTCTTGCCGCTCCTGTTAAAATTCATGGCCAAAATGGTAAAATTAAAGAGGTTGAGTGTATACGTATGCGTCTTGGCGAATGTGATGCCTCTGGGCGATGCCGTCCTGTGGTTATCGAGGATTCCAATTTTATGATCAAGGCGGATGCGATTATCCCTGCTATCAGTCAGGATGTCGATCTTACTGCAGCTGAGGGGGCGAAGTTGGACTTAAGCCGTTGGAATACCTTTGAGGTAGACGAAGACACTATGCAGACCAATGTCCCTTGGATTTTCGCTGGTGGTGACGCCGTTCTTGGGCCTCAAACTGCCGCTAAAGCTGTTTTCCAAGGTAAGGTTGCGGCAGAATCCATCCACCGTTTCATTCAGGGAAAAGATTTGAAAGAAGGTCGTGTAGAAGTGACCAAGTGA